One Dokdonia sp. Dokd-P16 genomic window carries:
- a CDS encoding non-canonical purine NTP diphosphatase: MKLVFATHNHNKLREVQALVPDHITLLSLTDIGCTEEIIEDADTIEGNALLKVNHVLTNYGYDCFADDTGLEVDALDGAPGVYSARYAGEQKDNSDNMNKLLINLATKQDRGAQFKTVIAFAKANKTETFTGICRGEITKERHGDGGFGYDPIFKPEGYDATFAQMAPSLKGKISHRGLAVSAFLEFLHNQE, translated from the coding sequence ATGAAACTAGTTTTTGCAACACACAATCACAATAAACTTCGCGAAGTTCAAGCATTAGTGCCTGATCATATTACCCTCCTATCTTTAACAGACATAGGATGCACAGAAGAAATCATTGAGGATGCAGATACCATCGAAGGTAACGCACTTCTTAAAGTAAATCATGTGCTAACTAACTATGGGTACGATTGTTTTGCAGATGATACTGGTCTTGAGGTAGATGCGCTTGATGGTGCACCAGGAGTATATTCAGCAAGGTATGCTGGTGAGCAAAAAGATAACTCGGATAATATGAATAAGCTCTTAATTAATCTCGCTACTAAGCAAGACCGTGGAGCACAGTTTAAAACAGTTATCGCTTTCGCGAAAGCAAATAAAACAGAAACCTTTACAGGTATATGCAGAGGTGAAATCACCAAAGAGCGTCATGGTGATGGCGGTTTTGGGTACGATCCTATTTTCAAACCCGAAGGTTACGATGCAACATTTGCACAAATGGCTCCATCTTTAAAAGGAAAAATAAGCCACAGAGGCCTTGCTGTATCTGCATTTCTTGAATTTCTACATAACCAGGAATAA
- a CDS encoding YqaA family protein has protein sequence MGSQSGTKKKNRLQLLHQYYVYTGFYTFLKDALKKALPPILFVVAAIVLIHYFVIDLNTALQYVIDNYSNLLVLTLFFVSESILGIIPPELFIAWSDKTSNPILYLSLIALLSYAGGAVSYFTGRAALKIPSVHNYLEVKMEKHLKNARKWGGFLILVGALLPLPFAVASLAAGMIRFEFKYWALFGLARFVRYAIYGAAIFSLVS, from the coding sequence ATGGGATCACAATCAGGTACAAAAAAGAAAAACAGGCTGCAATTATTGCACCAGTACTACGTGTACACTGGTTTTTATACTTTTTTAAAGGATGCTCTTAAAAAAGCACTCCCTCCTATCTTATTTGTTGTGGCAGCTATAGTTCTTATTCACTATTTTGTAATAGACCTTAATACTGCACTTCAATATGTAATAGACAACTATTCAAATCTACTTGTCCTTACCTTATTTTTTGTTTCAGAATCTATACTTGGTATAATACCTCCAGAGCTTTTTATTGCATGGAGTGATAAGACGAGTAATCCTATTTTATACCTATCTCTTATTGCACTATTATCATATGCTGGTGGAGCAGTTTCGTATTTTACAGGAAGAGCAGCTTTAAAAATTCCATCCGTTCATAATTACCTAGAGGTAAAAATGGAGAAGCACTTAAAAAATGCTCGTAAATGGGGAGGCTTTTTAATTCTTGTAGGAGCTTTACTCCCGCTTCCTTTTGCTGTAGCAAGTCTTGCTGCAGGTATGATTCGTTTTGAGTTTAAGTATTGGGCATTATTTGGTCTTGCTCGTTTTGTAAGATATGCAATATACGGAGCAGCAATTTTTAGCCTTGTATCCTAA
- a CDS encoding DEAD/DEAH box helicase: protein MTFDELGLNAPLLQAIADMGFETPSKIQEEAIPQLLAEDRDMVALAQTGTGKTAAFGFPLLQNIDENSKTTQGLIIAPTRELCLQITNEMKLYSKHMKGVRVVAVYGGANIQEQAREISRGAQIVVATPGRMQDMMRRRMVDITKLSYCVLDEADEMLNMGFYEDITNILADTPEDKLTWLFSATMPREVARIAKEFMVNPLEITVGHKNEGAKNVSHEYFVVHTRDRYQALKRLSDANPDIFAVIFCRTKRDTQKVAEQLIEDGYNAGALHGDLSQNQRDLVMKSFRNRQIQMLVATDVAARGIDVDDITHVVNYQLPDEIETYTHRSGRTGRAGKTGTSLVIVTKSEMRKIKQLEKILGKKFEQKTIPDGKEITQVQLFHLANSINTTEINNEIDAYLPEIEEVLKDNTKEELIKKVFSVEFTRFFNYYKKSKDLNQNAVGAAKEQSGDSTRYFINVGSKDDFDWMKLKDFLKEELGLGQDGVYRVDCKDAFSFFNTDTEHKDRILSHFENFELDGRRVSVEETQGGGGRSGGGGRSGGGDRRRSGGGRSGGGDRRRGGDDGFRSSGRSGGGDRRRSGGGSSDRKRSDRKSSYGDDQGGRSRSRSERPARSERSERSSSPRTPDNRSEGNKSPFSGKRRRRS, encoded by the coding sequence ATGACATTTGATGAACTAGGCCTAAATGCGCCTTTACTCCAGGCTATTGCCGATATGGGATTTGAAACCCCATCAAAAATCCAAGAAGAAGCTATCCCACAACTACTCGCCGAAGACCGCGATATGGTTGCTCTTGCACAAACAGGAACAGGAAAAACAGCTGCCTTTGGATTTCCATTATTACAAAATATAGATGAAAATAGTAAGACTACTCAAGGTCTTATTATAGCTCCTACTCGCGAACTATGTCTCCAGATTACAAATGAGATGAAACTGTACTCAAAGCACATGAAAGGTGTGCGTGTTGTTGCAGTTTATGGAGGAGCAAATATACAAGAACAAGCTCGTGAGATTTCTCGCGGAGCACAAATTGTAGTAGCTACACCAGGACGTATGCAAGATATGATGCGCCGTCGCATGGTAGATATTACAAAATTGAGCTACTGTGTACTTGATGAAGCAGATGAGATGCTTAACATGGGGTTCTATGAGGATATTACAAACATCCTAGCAGATACACCAGAAGATAAGCTTACATGGCTCTTTAGTGCGACAATGCCTAGAGAAGTTGCACGTATAGCAAAGGAGTTTATGGTAAACCCGTTAGAAATAACGGTAGGACATAAAAACGAAGGAGCAAAGAACGTATCTCATGAGTACTTTGTAGTACACACAAGAGATCGTTACCAAGCACTTAAAAGACTTTCTGACGCAAATCCAGATATCTTTGCGGTTATCTTTTGTCGCACAAAACGTGATACTCAAAAAGTTGCCGAGCAACTTATTGAAGATGGATACAACGCAGGAGCACTTCACGGAGATTTAAGTCAGAACCAGCGTGACCTGGTAATGAAGAGCTTTAGAAATCGCCAGATACAAATGCTTGTTGCAACAGATGTTGCTGCTCGTGGTATTGACGTAGATGATATTACTCACGTAGTAAACTATCAATTACCTGACGAGATAGAAACCTACACACACCGTTCTGGTCGTACTGGTCGTGCTGGTAAAACAGGTACTTCTCTGGTAATTGTTACTAAAAGTGAAATGCGTAAGATCAAACAACTTGAGAAAATCTTAGGTAAGAAGTTTGAACAAAAAACCATTCCAGACGGAAAGGAAATCACGCAAGTACAGTTATTTCACCTTGCAAATAGCATTAACACAACAGAGATTAATAACGAGATTGATGCTTACCTTCCAGAAATAGAAGAAGTATTAAAAGACAACACGAAAGAAGAGCTTATCAAAAAAGTATTTTCTGTAGAGTTCACACGTTTCTTTAATTACTACAAGAAGTCCAAAGATCTTAATCAAAATGCAGTTGGAGCAGCTAAGGAGCAATCTGGTGACTCTACTCGTTACTTTATAAATGTAGGTAGCAAAGATGATTTTGACTGGATGAAACTTAAAGACTTCTTAAAGGAAGAATTAGGATTAGGTCAAGATGGCGTATACCGTGTAGACTGTAAAGATGCTTTTTCATTCTTTAATACAGATACTGAGCACAAAGATAGAATTTTATCTCACTTTGAAAACTTTGAGCTAGATGGTCGTCGTGTAAGCGTTGAGGAAACTCAAGGTGGCGGTGGTCGCAGTGGTGGCGGAGGTCGTAGCGGTGGCGGAGATCGTCGTCGTAGTGGCGGAGGTCGCAGCGGTGGTGGTGATCGTCGTAGAGGTGGTGATGATGGATTTAGATCTAGTGGTCGCAGCGGTGGCGGAGATCGTCGTCGTAGTGGCGGAGGATCTTCAGATAGAAAACGTAGCGATCGTAAATCAAGCTATGGAGATGACCAAGGAGGTCGCTCTAGAAGTAGATCAGAAAGACCAGCAAGGTCGGAGAGATCAGAACGTAGTTCATCTCCACGCACGCCAGATAACAGGTCTGAAGGAAACAAGAGCCCATTTTCTGGCAAAAGACGTCGCAGAAGCTAG